A genomic stretch from Nilaparvata lugens isolate BPH chromosome 8, ASM1435652v1, whole genome shotgun sequence includes:
- the LOC120352820 gene encoding uncharacterized protein LOC120352820: MDHREEMTDSEWQATIHASATNTSGNSKRDMEKTKPPPPVMDVKELMPPLTVMDVKETTPPPTAMDVEESMPPSTDMDIEEPTQSSTIKEVVPPSQAPRPGPSRNKDPVMCHRNTTPGKRKRAGKPRIKIQLPDGRRKDSRFGAGFRIGPNADLQFLVELGPQQNTLPIGPGPSGDIDDALPGVRRHVASSTTLTPPPRRRPSPTRNNWGLNYIPNRRHKEPINQTVPNNSKSETTKLFWRGKSQSQNDVKHQTSASIQRKIVRLPDSLIVYNTTQKLATNSDVEMINNLQENYGAAVSVEDRNKVQKLKNKEQSTNTLINNGFTSNHILEESIQNRTSAIKSEKKRNEQLQQQTNQRPRALRDWVFSWFDGLKPPKSTSA; this comes from the exons atggatcacaggGAAGAGATGACTGACTCTGAATGGCAGGCCACGATTCATGCTTCAGCCACCAACACAAGTGGTAACTCCAAGAGGGATATGGAAAAGACAAAACCACCACCACCTGTCATGGATGTGAAAGAGTTAATGCCACCATTGACTGTCATGGATGTGAAAGAGACAACACCACCCCCCACTGCcatggatgtggaggagtcCATGCCACCCTCAACGGATATGGACATAGAAGAGCCAACACAGTCTTCGACCATCAAGGAAGTAGTCCCACCGTCCCAGGCTCCCAGACCAGGCCCCTCTCGAAATAAGGATCCGGTGATGTGTCACCGCAACACAACACCAGGAAAGCGCAAACGGGCTGGCAAGCCACGTATAAAAATCCAATTACCGGATGGACGGC GAAAAGATTCTCGGTTCGGCGCGGGTTTCCGGATCGGGCCAAACGCCGATCTGCAGTTCCTGGTTGAGCTGGGTCCGCAGCAGAACACCCTGCCCATCGGCCCGGGTCCCAGCGGCGACATTGACGACGCCCTCCCCGGCGTCCGCCGCCATGTTGCCAGCAGCACCACTCTGACCCCGCCCCCAAGGAGGCGACCCTCACCCACCCGCAACAACTGGGGCCTCAACTACATTCCCAACCGGAGGCACAAG GAGCCAATTAACCAAACAGTGCCAAACAACTCCAAATCGGAAACAACCAAACTTTTCTGGAGGGGAAAATCTCAATCACAAAACGATGTGAAACACCAAACATCAGCCTCTATTCAGAGGAAAATCGTCAGACTACCGGATAGTTTAATCGTTTATAACACCACTCAAAAACTTGCTACTAATTCGGATGttgaaatgatcaataattTGCAAGAAAATTACGGAGCAGCAGTGTCAGTTGAAGACAGAAATAAAGTACAAAAGCTCAAAAACAAAGAACAATCAACCAATACTTTAATTAACAACGGTTTCACCTCTAATCATATTCTAGAAGAATCTATTCAAAATAGGACTTCAGCAATAAAATCAGAAAAGAAACGAAATGAACAACTCCAGCAGCAAACAAATCAAAGGCCAAGAGCTCTCAGGGATTGGGTATTTTCGTGGTTTGATGGTTTAAAACCTCCCAAAAGCACATCCGCttga